Proteins encoded in a region of the Pocillopora verrucosa isolate sample1 chromosome 11, ASM3666991v2, whole genome shotgun sequence genome:
- the LOC131780488 gene encoding uncharacterized protein, whose amino-acid sequence MLIGSNKKLQRKIALTVSIFDHCINNVTCFKYLGILISSDFSWTNHVEYMAGKVNQRLGLLRCIKHLLPFKARILFYKSLVMPLFEYADLVWGDKHNVTLMSNLQVLQNKAAKIILDRPLYSSASDALTTLKWLTLEKRRFQRRCVHVYKCLNGLTHHELTLVTQQEQHSYNTRNKANLKIPSVKRNWGKQRTGYHAVSDFNSLDKTIRASDNVNILKRQIFNSLI is encoded by the coding sequence ATGCTTATAGGCAGTAACAAGAAGTTACAGAGGAAAATAGCTCTAACTGTTTCAATCTTTGATCATTGTATAAACAatgttacttgttttaaatatcttggaATCTTAATATCGTCTGATTTTTCGTGGACAAATCATGTCGAATACATGGCAGGGAAAgttaatcaaaggcttggcctACTTAGATGCATTAAGCATTTGTTACCGTTTAAGGCGCGCATCCTTTTTTATAAAAGCCTTGTTATGCCCTTATTCGAGTATGCTGATTTAGTTTGGGGTGACAAACATAATGTAACTTTAATGTCTAATTTGCAAGTGCTTCAAAATAAGGCGGCTAAAATAATATTAGATCGACCACTGTATTCCTCTGCGTCTGATGCGTTAACTACACTGAAGTGGTTAACACTAGAAAAAAGGCGCTTCCAGCGCCGATGCgtacatgtatataaatgtCTTAATGGTCTCACGCATCACGAATTAACATTAGTCACTCAGCAAGAACAGCATAGttacaacacaagaaataaagcaaacctcAAAATTCCATCCGTGAAAAGAAACTGGGGTAAACAAAGAACTGGCTATCATGCTGTAAGTGATTTTAACTCGCTGGACAAAACTATACGAGcctctgataatgtaaatattttgaagcgtcagatttttaattcattgatttaa